The window TCCAGCTGCCTCACCACTGCCGCCCGCTGATTGCGGGTTTGCAGTAACTCCTCGGACAAGCGCTGTTTTGCGACCAGCGCCTGATAACGCTCGTCTTCACTCAAATACCGTTTGCGTGCGTTTTTGTCGTGGAGTTTGCGTTCGGCTTTGAGTCGTTCTTCGCGTTCGAGCAGGGCGGTGAGGCGGGGGAAGTTGTCGGTGAATTTCTTGACGTCGGCTTCGCTGGCGATGCTCAGGGTGGCGCCTTCCTGTTGCAGGGCGACGAGCATCCCCAGGCGTTGGGCGCGGTTGGTGTATTTTTTGAAGTCGTCCAGCTCCTGGCGCATTTGCGGGGCATTGAGTTGCGCCTGCATCTGCGCCATCCAGTTCTCCATGTTCAGCGCGATTGCGGGGATATAGCTGGCGTTGGCGGCTTGATGCAGTGAATGAGCGCGGCCTTCGAGTTGCAGGCTTTTGCTCCAGTGGTTGCCCATGATGCGGCCGATATCGGAGGCGCGGGCCTGGGCGCCGGCCAGGCTGTCCTTGAAGTTGCGCATGTCGTCGAGCAACTTGACCACTGCCCCGGCTTTGACCCGCAGGAAGTCCACATCCAGCCTGCCGTAAAACACGGGTAATACGTAGAACGGCTTGTCGTGGAAATAGCCGTTTATCTTTTCCAGCGCCTCGTCGGTGCGGCACATATCGCGGGTGCAGTTGTGCTCGGTGGCCAGCGCATTGTTCAGTTGTTCGGGATGGTTGGGATCGAAGTACCAGGCGCTGCGATGGAATTCACCTTGAATGAACAGCTGTGTGCGGTCGTGGGTGATGGCGTCCAGGCGCTCGGTCCAGCGCTTGAGGTGCAGGCGTTCGCGTTTGAGGTAGCGCTGCATTTCTTCGTGGCGCACCAGATCGAAAATGCCCCGGGAGCCGAGCCCCACTCCTTGCAGAGTTCCGCGGCTGCTGTCTTCCAGGGATTCGATTTCATCGTTGAGATCTTTATGTAACGGCTCGCCCAGGGCGTCGATCATTTGCCCTTTTTTGTTTTCCATTTCACGTTTGGCAGCAAGGGTTTCCGGTCGCTCGCGCATATCAGCGCCGCGTCGGTACGAATAACGGCCGTCTTCAACTTTGGCTAACTCCAGGCCTTTGCTGTTTTCCCAGCGCCATTGGTTGCGCGCGTTGATGTAGTCATAAATGTGCGTGCGCTGCTCGGGTGTGGTTTTTTCGAACAGGTCGGAAGTGGCTGCTGTTCGGGGCGCGTTTTTCTCGCCCAGAGTCATCAGCGTGTCGATGTAGCTGCCCACCACATAACGCATTTCGTTGTTGTGTTGCTGGGTCCAGTGTTCGATCCAGTCGACGACCTTGTCTTGCTCTTCGGCGAGGTCGCGCATGATGCCGAGGCTGTCTTCCAGCACCAGATAGAGATGATCGAATTGATAGAGCGCGTTCAGCGAGTCCTTCAACTCACCGATATGGGCTTCGCGAAACAGCGGTTGATGCTCCCAGACGTAATCCTGGGTTTCTTCCTCGTGCATGTCGGGCGTTGGGCATTGGGGATCAGGTTGCTCGGCCACTTCGGCGAGGGTTTGCTTGATCTGTTTTTCCACCCGCAGATGCTTGCCGCCGCTTTCACAGTTCGCTGTCGCCAGATTGACCTGCTGCATGAAGTAAAAACGGTCAGGGCTGCTGTTGATGACGTGGGCGCATTTCGCGGCCGTCCATTGCAACTCCGAGTAGGCGACGTGCAGCAGGCTGTCCTTGGGGAAGACAAGGGTTGCTTCGCCCGCCGCGTTGCTGCGTTCATCCTGAGAGGCATCCTGGCCTCGCCACAGCAGCTTGCTCGGGACGCCATTTTCGACCCTGTATTCGTGCAGATAGCCGGTGCTGTCTTCGATCACATACAGAAAACCATCACGGATCAGTCGCAGTCCGATGGGCCGTTGCAGGTCTTTGTAGGGCTGCGCATCGACTTCGCTGCCGAGGCGCTCGACCCGGCCATAGCGCAAGGGCAGCAACTGGACTTTTTTGCCCATTAGCGGACAGGTGCCGAGGCTGTTGCGGGCGTCCTTGTGGCTGGCGCTTAGGGATTCCCAATAAGCGCGGTCCACTGCGGACAGACGTTTGTTGCTCATGCCTTCCTGGCTCATGGCTGTGCTCCTTGCTGGTCACGGATGCGCTGCAACACCCGCAGATGGGCCTGCTGAACACGCTGGGAAGGCGTCAGTGACGAGGTGCGTTCCAGCAGGTTGATGATGTCCGGGTGAACGCCGGGGCGCTGACCTTCGAGAAAACGCGCGACATTGGCGAAGTGCAGCAGATCGCTTTCGCTGTGGAAGCCACGTTGATACGCACCCTCGGCCATTTCCAGAAAGCGGGCGAAGCGCTGGCGGGAGTCGAGGTGCGCCAGGTACTCCGGAAAGTGCTCTTGCATGTGCCGGTCGATGTTGACGACGATGTTACGAAAACCGCTTTCATCCAGCGCTTCAATCTGCGCTTCGCTGAGGCGATACAGAACCTGGTGATTGTTGATCGCCGCGTCCCCCAGGCGTTGATGGTGACGCCAGCGCTGTTCGAAGCGGTCAATGGCATAAACGTGTTCGATCGGGCCAAACAGGCGGTTGTCGGTTTGCAGCGGATAAAGGTCAAACAGGGCGTTGGCCACCGGTGGATCGGAGAGGTTGAGCAGCGTGGCCTTGCCCACGGGCTCATCGACGCTGACCAGCCAGCGCAGGTGTTCGAACAGGGTTTTCAGGTCCGCATGGCTGAACAGCAGCAGGCCCCAGATTTTTTCGACGTTTTCCAGAAACGCTTGCAGTACTGGATCGTGCGGGCCTTGGATTGCCACGATGACGGGCGACACATCCAGCAGCGCTTTGAAACGCGTACCGAGGAACAGGGGATAGCAGTCGATGCCCGGGTTCCACTGGTACAGGCGAGGCAACAGGTTTTCGGTTCTCACCGCGTTGAACAGCAGGTAGCCGTTTTGCGACCACGGCAGGTCAGGGGGGCCGAATTCAAGCGCTGTCATCGATGCGTGCCTTGCACGGAGCGGGAAGGGGGCACGGATATTCAACGAGGCGGCGGTGAGGTTCAAGACGTCAAAGTGTGATTCGGAAATGCCTTACAGCGTTCTCGGATTTGTCTTTCGGACAGGTGTCCTGCAAGAGCAAGCGGATCTAATGACGCGGGAGAGGAAGGTGTGTCAGGTTGCCCGCATTCGTCGCCGTCGTAATCTCCGACAACTCCTACCGGATCGCGGTGTGCAAGACGAAACACAGGGCCTGAAGGCTGCGAACAGCTGTGTGTCAGGCAGTCCGCATTCGCGACCGTCGTAACCTCCGATTGCTACCACGGAATTTGAGTAGGCCGCAGAATGTGTAAAGCTTGCTCAGGTACGCCACGAACCCTGTGGGAGCAAGCTTGCTTGCGAAGGCTGCATTCCATGCGACCAATAACTCTCGGAAGAATGGCTTGTTCAAAACTATAGAATCTCCCACAAGCCCTATGTCTCAGGCAGAAAGTCCCGGCATAAAAAAATGCCAGTCAGCAAGCCGACTGGCATTTTTCAGGACGCTGGGTCGAGGCGCTCAGGAGCGAACGCTCTACCTTCGCTGATCAGAATTCGTGATCGGCGTTGTCCGGGTTCAGGTCGGTGATGCCCAGTTTGCCAGCGGCTTGCTCGATGGCACCGGTCTGTTTGACCAGGGCGGCGATGGCGTCGCGGACGATCTGGTTGCCTTCGGTGTTGCCAGCGGCGATCAGTTGATCGAAATGCTGACCTTTGTTGGCTTGATCGACGATGGCTTGCAGTTTGGCCTGGGTAGCGTCCAGGTCGGCGCGCAGGGTGGCGTCGGTGGCCGGGTCAGCCTTGGCTACCAGCGAGGACAGGCTCGGGCCGCTGATTTTGGTGCCGTCTACGCGGGTGTATTCGCCCAGGTAAACGTTGCGGATGCCCTTGCCGTTGTAGAAGTGCGAGTTGTGGGTGTTGTCGCTGAAGCAGTCGTGTTCGTCTTCGCTGGAGTTGGCTTCCAGTGCCACTTTCATGCGCTCGCCCGCCAGTTCGCCCAGGGACAGGCTGCCCATGCCGAAGAGCATTTTGCGCAGGCCGCTTTCGCCGGATTCAGCTTCCAGGGTGGCGCGGTAGTTGTCGGCAACACCGGCTTTCCAGTTGTTGGACATTTCTTCCAGGTCGCTGACCAGCAGGTCGGTCACGGCTTTGAGGTAAGCGCGACGACGGTCATTGTGGCCACCGGTACCGCCAGCGCCTTCGACGTAGTCGGACGCCGGACGCTCACCCGCGCCTGGGCCGTTGCCGTGCAGGTCCTGGCCCCAGAGCAGGAATTCAATGGCGTGGTAGCCAGTTGCAACGTTGGCTTCGGAACCGCCCAGCTCGTTCAGGCTGGCGAGTTTTTCAGAGGTGATTTCCTTGACGTCGACCTTGTCTTCACCGACCTGGATCTCGGTGTTGGCGATGATGTTGGCGGTTGCGCCCGGGTTGCCCAGCGCGTGCTGGTAATCCTTGGCGACGTAGTCGATCAGGCCTTCGTCCAGGGGCCAGGCGTTAACCTGTCCTTCCCAGTCGTCGATGATGGTGTTGCCGAAGCGGAAGACTTCGCTTTGCATGTAGGGAACACGCGCGGCAACCCAGGCGTCGCGGGCCGCTTTGAGGGTCTGGTCGCTCGGCGCTGCGAGGAAGGTGTCGATTGCCGTGCGCAGGGTCTTGGCAGTGGCTTCGGCATCGCTGAATACGGCGGAGACCATGTTGGCGTAGTTGGCGACTACCGCTTTGGAGGCGGCGTCCGTCGATTGTGCAGCAGCGGCAGGCGCTGGAGCCGCGGCGGTCGGCGCAGGTGCAGCAGCAGGTGCTGGAGCCGGAGCAGATGCGGGGGCTGGTGCGGCGGCTTTTTTCTCGTCGCCGCAACCGGCGAGGGAAATAGCGATGGCCAGCAGACTAGCGGTTGCCAAAGGCATACGAATCATGACGGAATCCTGCGTCTAGAGGGTTTAAGGCGCCCGGCGCCCAAAAAAAGCTGCGACATAATGCGAAAGATTTGCATTCGATGTAAAGGCCTATTGCCCTGCACGGAATCAGAGGCTGGGGCAGCTTGTAACAAAGGGTTTCGGATATGCAAGGTGCTTGGCGGACCCGTGGGAGCGAATTCATTCGCGAAGGCGATAGCGAAGCCGATGAAGATGTATCGAATGTAAGGGCCCCTTCGCGAATGAATTCGCTCCCACAGGTCTGGATGTGTCGAACGTCAGTCAGATCTACATCGCCTCCACATGGCTGCGCTGTGCCTGTTTCAGGTAAGCCAGCAGCTCACGGGCGGGCAGGGGCTTGCTGTACAGATAGCCCTGACCTTCATGGCAGCCTTCGGAAATGATGTAGGCCTCTTGCTCCGTGGTTTCCACGCCTTCCGCGATCACCTGCATGCCCAGGCTTTTGCCCAGCTGGATGATGGCGCGCACGATGGTTGCGTCGTCGTCATCGTCTATCAGGTCCTGCACGAAGCTCTTGTCGATCTTGATCTTGTCCAGCGGCAAGCTTTTCAGGTAACTCAGGGACGAGTAGCCGGTACCGAAGTCGTCGATGGCGATCAACGCACCAGAGCGACGCAGGCTCAGCAGATGCTGGGCTGCGGTGCTGATGTCTTCCATCAGGCCGGTTTCGGTGACTTCCAGCTCAAGGCTGCGTGGCGGCAGGCGGTAGATCTGCAACAGGTTGTTGACCACCCGGGGCAGCTCGGCGTGGTGCAGCTGCACGGTGGACAGGTTGACGGCCATGCGCAGGTCGGTGAAGCCCTGATCATGCCATTCGCGCAGTTGACGGCACGCCTGATCCAGTACCCATTCGCCAATCGGGATAATCGTCCCGTTCTGTTCGGCCAGCGGGATGAACAAGTCCGGCGGCACCATGCCGTGTTCCGGGTGTTGCCAGCGGATCAGCGCCTCGACGCCCACCACTCGGTTGTCGCGATAGCTGATCTGCGGCTGGTACACCAGATAGAGCTGGTTGCGCGGCAAGGCTTCACGCAGGTCTTTTTCCAACTCCCGGCGGCGGCGGATCTCGCTGTCGACGCTGGCGATATAAAACTGATAACGGTTGCGCGAGCGGGTCTTGGCCAGGGTCATGGTCTGCTCGGCTTTTTGCAGCAGCTTTTCGGTGCTGTCGCCATCCTCCGGGAAGAGGGTGATGCCGATGGTCGCACGCAGGCGGATTTCCTGATGGTCCAGGGCAAACGGCGCCTCCAGATCATCGAGAATGTTCTGCGCCAGCTCGGCGGCTTCGTAAGGTTGCTCGATGTCGGCCTGCACCAGCGCGAACTGGTCGCCGCCCAGACGCGCCAGCGCGCCCAGCCTGCCGCTATGGCCGCGCAGCCGATCAGCCAGGGCCAGTAACAGTTGGTCGCCCGTCTGGTAGCTGAATTGTTCGTTGATGCCTTTGAAGTCGTCCAGCCCGACGCAGATCACGGCGACCCGGCGTTGCAGCCGGCCGGCATCGACAAGGATTTTGTCCAGTTGCTGCTGCAGTTGCTGGCGGTTGGGAAGGCCGGTGAGGAAGTCGTATTGAGCCATGCGCAGCAGGCTGTTCTCGGCTTCGTGGCGCAGATGGGTGTTGCGCTCGATGGAAGCCAGCAGCTGATTGGCGGTATTGACCCAGATGCCCAACTCGTTTTTTTCGTGGCCCTTGAGCAGCGGCAACTGGTGCTCGCTGGGGCGATCCGGGTTGATGTTGGTCAGGTGTTCGATGATGCGCGACAACGGCTTGGTCAGCAGCCAGTGATAGACCAGGTACAACACCAGCCCCATCGCCAGAGCCCGCAGCACCCCGGAGATGAAAATGATCACCGCATTGATGATGAACCCTTCGCCGTACGTGGCGGTGTCCAGGGTAATGCGCAGGTCGCCGTAATATTCGCTGTAGGGGCTGCGCCCGACCAGTTGAGTGGTAAAGCTGCGTTGCTGGCCGAGGATGATGTCGGTGAGCCAGCGGGTCGAAGAGGCCTTGAGTGGGCGTTCCTTTTCGGCGAGCAAGGTTTCGTTGGGATGGCCGATGGAGGCCATGCGCACCGCGCCGTCCTGAAACAGACCTTCAATCACCTGCATGCCCATTTCTCGGTCCAGGCTGTAAACGGCCTGGGTCGAGGGGTCGCGGAACATATCGAGGATTCTTTCCGCATCGCTGGCCACGGCCTGGCGGGTCTTGTACGCGTCATAGACAATTTGCGCACAACTCAACACCACGCCCACGATCAGTGCCGATAACAGCACCACTCGCAGCAGCTTTACCGAAAGGCTGTTTTTGAGTTCCAGCTTCAAATGGTCATTCCTTAATCCGTGCCGGTACCTGCAACCTTTGCCATCATCAAAAAGCTGTTCAGCCTGAAAAGGCCGCTTTTAGCGATCCAGCGTCCTATACAGCGATTTCCTGGCTTTAACATGACATGGTCAGATTCAGCCATTCTCACTGTGTCGGACAAAAACCTTTGAAACTTGAACGCAATCGTCGAACCCAAGCGGTGATATTAGTCCGCTATCTTTTTCTGACAATACTTAAAACACATTTCAGAGCCGAAAAAAAACCCGGCAATGCCGGGTTTTTTCACTTCTGGGATGCAGCTACTGAAATCACGCCGCGTATTGCTTGGCGACGAAGTCCCAGTTGACCAGATTCCAGAACGCTTCTACGTACTTCGGACGCAGGTTGCGGTAGTCGATGTAGTAGGCGTGTTCCCAGACATCGCAGGTCAGCAACGGAGTGTCGCCGCTGGTCAGCGGGTTGCCTGCGCCGATGGTGCTGGCCAGTGCCAGGGAACCGTCAGCTTTCTTCACCAGCCAGCCCCAGCCGGAACCGAAAGTGCCGATCGAGGTTTTGCTGAATTCTTCTTTGAACTTGTCGAACGAGCCGAAAGCTGCAGTGATTGCATCAGCCAGCGCGCCGGTAGGTTCGCCGCCAGCGTTTGGCGCCAGGCAGTTCCAGTAGAACGTGTGGTTCCAGACCTGGGCTGCGTTGTTGAAGATGCCGCCCGAAGAAGTCTTGATGATTTCTTCCAGAGTCTTGCCTTCGAACTCGGTGCCTGGCACCAGGTTGTTCAGGTTCACGACGTAGGTGTTGTGGTGCTTGTCGTGGTGATATTCCAGTGTCTCTGCGGAAATGTGCGGTACCAGTGCATCTTTGGCGTACGGCAGCGGAGGCAATTCAAAAGCCATGGTTTATCTCCTAATCAGGTCAGTTGCGGTGAGCGCAAGGCCGATCACGGGCGGCCAGACAGAACAAAACATACGCCGGTGAGTTTTTACTCTTTGCGGCGCAGGGTCTGGATCATAGCACCGGGTCTACGGCTTAACCACGCAACAACTGTGTGGGATAGAGGTTCCAGAGCGTTTGCTCAAAGGCTTGCTTAAGATCGGCGACGCGAACGGCGGACTTGTGGGTGATTCCAAATTTGCCTGCAAGGCCTCTGGAAAAACATCGAAGCCTAGGTTGACCTCGGACCTGTGGGAGCGAATTCATTCGCGAATACGGTGTTACGGCTTACAAATCTCTATCGGCTGTATCGTCGCCTTCGCGAATGAATTCGCTCCCACAGGGTTCAACATCACCTCATCCAGCCCGCACCAACTGCGCCGCCACGGTGAACATCATCACCGCGACCATCAGGTCCAGCAGGCGCCAGGTGGCGGGGCGGGCCAGCCAGGGAGCGAGCCAGGCGGCGCCGACGGCCAGGGTGGTGAACCACAGCAATGAAGCACTGGCCGCGCCTGCAACATAGGCACCCGGCACAGTCTGTTGCGCGCCCAGTGAACCGATCAACAAGACGGTATCTATGTAGACGTGCGGGTTGAGCAAGGTGACGGCGAGGGCGCTGAGCAGTACCGCGCGGCGAGAGCGTTGGCCGATCACCTCACTGTGTTGCAGGCTTTGCCGCGAGCAGGCGCGGCGCAACGCCTGGCTGCCGTACCAGAGTAGAAAAATCACGCCGCCCCAACGCGCCACCGCCAGCAATGTCGGATTTTGCGCCAGCATGGTGGCCAGCCCGAAAACCCCGGCGGTCACCAGCAACACATCGCAGACGATGCACAGCATGGCCACCGGCAAGTGATGCTCGCGGCGCAAGCCTTGGGCCAGCACGAACGCGTTTTGCGTGCCGATGGCCATGATCAGCCCGGCGGCGATCAATACGCCGTTTAGATAGCTCTGCCACATGAAACGTACTCCACACTGTGGGTCGGTCGACCGGATTGGCTGGCATCATGGTCGGCTGCGAGGTATAAGAAAAACCAATATTCCTGATCGCTCATTAGAGAAACTGATGTTCGACTACAAATTGCTCTCCGCGCTCGCGGCAGTGATCGAGCAGGCCGGTTTCGAGCGCGCTGCCCAGGTGTTGGGGTTGTCGCAATCGGCGGTGTCGCAACGAATCAAGCTGCTCGAAGCACGTATCGGCCAGCCGGTGTTGATCCGTGCCACTCCGCCTACGCCGACGGACATCGGTCGCAGGTTGCTCAACCATGTACAGCAGGTTCGTTTGCTGGAGCGCGATCTGCAAAGCCAGGTGCCCGCGCTGGACGAAGAAGGCATGCCGGAGCGTCTGCGCATCGCGTTGAATGCCGACAGCCTGGCGACCTGGTGGGCGTCGGCGATTGGCGATTTTTGTGCGCAGAACAACCTGCTGCTGGATCTGGTCGTGGAAGATCAGGACGTCGGCCTCAAACGCATGCGCGCAGGCGAAGTGGCGGCGTGCCTCTGCGCCAGTGAACGTCCGGTTGCCGGTGCGCGCAGCCAGCTGTTGGGGGCCATGCGCTATCGTGGGTTGGCCAGCCCTGCGTTTGTAGCCCGCCATTTTCCG of the Paucimonas lemoignei genome contains:
- a CDS encoding membrane protein translates to MSQEGMSNKRLSAVDRAYWESLSASHKDARNSLGTCPLMGKKVQLLPLRYGRVERLGSEVDAQPYKDLQRPIGLRLIRDGFLYVIEDSTGYLHEYRVENGVPSKLLWRGQDASQDERSNAAGEATLVFPKDSLLHVAYSELQWTAAKCAHVINSSPDRFYFMQQVNLATANCESGGKHLRVEKQIKQTLAEVAEQPDPQCPTPDMHEEETQDYVWEHQPLFREAHIGELKDSLNALYQFDHLYLVLEDSLGIMRDLAEEQDKVVDWIEHWTQQHNNEMRYVVGSYIDTLMTLGEKNAPRTAATSDLFEKTTPEQRTHIYDYINARNQWRWENSKGLELAKVEDGRYSYRRGADMRERPETLAAKREMENKKGQMIDALGEPLHKDLNDEIESLEDSSRGTLQGVGLGSRGIFDLVRHEEMQRYLKRERLHLKRWTERLDAITHDRTQLFIQGEFHRSAWYFDPNHPEQLNNALATEHNCTRDMCRTDEALEKINGYFHDKPFYVLPVFYGRLDVDFLRVKAGAVVKLLDDMRNFKDSLAGAQARASDIGRIMGNHWSKSLQLEGRAHSLHQAANASYIPAIALNMENWMAQMQAQLNAPQMRQELDDFKKYTNRAQRLGMLVALQQEGATLSIASEADVKKFTDNFPRLTALLEREERLKAERKLHDKNARKRYLSEDERYQALVAKQRLSEELLQTRNQRAAVVRQLEDGITPTSTLNGGRIGVRLDIDPENLAALNDEIRRLRAGVLGGYDTAGTRTAAFKSGLLPLLAVVLQLGNLREAWIAWDKARNTETIKGFVIVIGAFATAASAALSVYQSMHIAMVDTALRAVTVKTSYRAGLLLAVKLGRLGLGIGLMIGPATLIGSIGTSWDNWRKWQIAFLTGTGGEKAGALSAVTGDLGNTALSFHITRKAFIERLGILEDVRAALQADRKLVSSMAWATRGAHFLQFSTRMTPLGLAFTALQLGGESIYNYNNLDDQQRWMEGCCWGAKSEGWDWPTHSQKLAEATLLPEIIDKGLHRQPIDDSPIRRLHLLLPGLSFTTFNDTSLRWSVLLQKSPDDWDAGEALASLTRVISHHPLILELDIPDHWQGLQAQLQLRLAVRPSIASTYLKVNDGHLYYRIPLSPDRINDRPITAAAVTPPLSRMLTETQITRELLNDAK
- a CDS encoding iron-regulated protein A, producing MIRMPLATASLLAIAISLAGCGDEKKAAAPAPASAPAPAPAAAPAPTAAAPAPAAAAQSTDAASKAVVANYANMVSAVFSDAEATAKTLRTAIDTFLAAPSDQTLKAARDAWVAARVPYMQSEVFRFGNTIIDDWEGQVNAWPLDEGLIDYVAKDYQHALGNPGATANIIANTEIQVGEDKVDVKEITSEKLASLNELGGSEANVATGYHAIEFLLWGQDLHGNGPGAGERPASDYVEGAGGTGGHNDRRRAYLKAVTDLLVSDLEEMSNNWKAGVADNYRATLEAESGESGLRKMLFGMGSLSLGELAGERMKVALEANSSEDEHDCFSDNTHNSHFYNGKGIRNVYLGEYTRVDGTKISGPSLSSLVAKADPATDATLRADLDATQAKLQAIVDQANKGQHFDQLIAAGNTEGNQIVRDAIAALVKQTGAIEQAAGKLGITDLNPDNADHEF
- the cph2_4 gene encoding signaling protein, whose amino-acid sequence is MKLELKNSLSVKLLRVVLLSALIVGVVLSCAQIVYDAYKTRQAVASDAERILDMFRDPSTQAVYSLDREMGMQVIEGLFQDGAVRMASIGHPNETLLAEKERPLKASSTRWLTDIILGQQRSFTTQLVGRSPYSEYYGDLRITLDTATYGEGFIINAVIIFISGVLRALAMGLVLYLVYHWLLTKPLSRIIEHLTNINPDRPSEHQLPLLKGHEKNELGIWVNTANQLLASIERNTHLRHEAENSLLRMAQYDFLTGLPNRQQLQQQLDKILVDAGRLQRRVAVICVGLDDFKGINEQFSYQTGDQLLLALADRLRGHSGRLGALARLGGDQFALVQADIEQPYEAAELAQNILDDLEAPFALDHQEIRLRATIGITLFPEDGDSTEKLLQKAEQTMTLAKTRSRNRYQFYIASVDSEIRRRRELEKDLREALPRNQLYLVYQPQISYRDNRVVGVEALIRWQHPEHGMVPPDLFIPLAEQNGTIIPIGEWVLDQACRQLREWHDQGFTDLRMAVNLSTVQLHHAELPRVVNNLLQIYRLPPRSLELEVTETGLMEDISTAAQHLLSLRRSGALIAIDDFGTGYSSLSYLKSLPLDKIKIDKSFVQDLIDDDDDATIVRAIIQLGKSLGMQVIAEGVETTEQEAYIISEGCHEGQGYLYSKPLPARELLAYLKQAQRSHVEAM
- the sodB_2 gene encoding superoxide dismutase, which translates into the protein MAFELPPLPYAKDALVPHISAETLEYHHDKHHNTYVVNLNNLVPGTEFEGKTLEEIIKTSSGGIFNNAAQVWNHTFYWNCLAPNAGGEPTGALADAITAAFGSFDKFKEEFSKTSIGTFGSGWGWLVKKADGSLALASTIGAGNPLTSGDTPLLTCDVWEHAYYIDYRNLRPKYVEAFWNLVNWDFVAKQYAA
- the argO gene encoding lysine exporter protein LysE/YggA; protein product: MWQSYLNGVLIAAGLIMAIGTQNAFVLAQGLRREHHLPVAMLCIVCDVLLVTAGVFGLATMLAQNPTLLAVARWGGVIFLLWYGSQALRRACSRQSLQHSEVIGQRSRRAVLLSALAVTLLNPHVYIDTVLLIGSLGAQQTVPGAYVAGAASASLLWFTTLAVGAAWLAPWLARPATWRLLDLMVAVMMFTVAAQLVRAG
- the iciA gene encoding chromosome replication initiation inhibitor protein; translation: MFDYKLLSALAAVIEQAGFERAAQVLGLSQSAVSQRIKLLEARIGQPVLIRATPPTPTDIGRRLLNHVQQVRLLERDLQSQVPALDEEGMPERLRIALNADSLATWWASAIGDFCAQNNLLLDLVVEDQDVGLKRMRAGEVAACLCASERPVAGARSQLLGAMRYRGLASPAFVARHFPEGFEAARLARVPALVFGPDDLLQHRYLVSLGVTGGFEHHLCPSSEGFLRMTEAGVAWGLVPEIQVREQLQRGTLVELAPDKPVDVPLYWHHWRNGGQLLTRLTEHLAQQAGQWLVPLAAK